The Megalobrama amblycephala isolate DHTTF-2021 linkage group LG16, ASM1881202v1, whole genome shotgun sequence genome includes the window AAAGGAGCCGAGAATAAAAGAGCCAGAGCAACAGTTACAATCTTCTTTTATCCCTTCATTGACCATGTGACTGAAACCAAAATATGAGACAtccaaactgaccaatcagaagattaaaacttCCCCCACTGTACTAAAGGTGTGACAATTCGTAGACCCCCAATGTACACACATCTTGGCCTATAGGCCTTGATCACTATCAACACCTTTGTGCCATTGAAATGGCCCTTGTAGCAAGAGAGGGGGGTCgaaacagtaaagcaaatgtctttgctcatttaaaaatatctttggaTATTTTCAATCTTACAAGGAAAAGGGCAGACTTGAATAAATAGCAACACAGTAGCAAACAATacacaataaaaaacaaaaattaatagtTAATCTAAAGTTTGAACATTTATGAGTAGGTTAAAACATCTTTATTTGAACGTGCGTTGTGTGACCATTTACACTAACAGTAAGCCTACACGTTGCTCAAACACAGTGCTAAAATAAAGGAATTATATATGGTTAAATTTGACCTGCTGGCAGTTTTAGGAATAAATGCTCTGTTTTTTAATCTGGTTTTATCTGTTATGTAGGTTACATTTGAAAAACAGCCATAAATTTTACCCCGTGGCGGTTCTAGTGTTAAGTATATTGAGTACATGTACAGTATTAGACCTTTCTGTCAGTACAAGTCAAGTATACTTCAgtgcaattttaagtatatttctgagaagaaCGTGACAGATATGATATCTATGGATAGGCACGTTCGCTGGGCCttgtgtcaataaaagcttttattgtactaacaaggaagtttttaGTTTTGAAATTTACAGGAAATTATTATAGTACGATGACCTCTTacatatcaaaagctcaaggaaaagtttctcaattcatgactcctttaaaagaagtatactaaaagcacacttgaataaacttctttttcatAAGGGATATAGTCACTGGCCAATAGAAAAGTTAAAATTGTAGCACTGTACCAAGTTAAATTTACTTATTctctttgttcatttttcttAACTTAGTTAATTCTATACatgtgaaatttacttaaaaatattagtgcaaaaacttgcaaaagaaaaattaagaaaaaaatacttttttttcagtgaagAAAACCTTGAACTCTGATACACTCACATGTAAACGGGAACTCGACAAGCACATTTGAACATTTGATCTCTCTTAATTGTTAGAATAATTCTTAATATGCCATATATGGTAAAGTTTGATCTTTAAGTATGATTGGTTGCCCAGGACATCCTGGATTTTATTTCCTGATCCTGTGTGTATAAATATGATACTTCTTTCAGTAAATATGCGAATGTTATGGTACACAGGCTCTGTGTCAGCTTGATCATTCTCCCTAGATATTGATAGCATTCAGGATTCAGATAGTCTACCTGAAAATTAATCTAACACTTAACACTTGTACacatttgaaatattataaaatctTCCTCTGAGATTCTGAAGGCAACAGCTTGAAAACCAAGGTGAGTTTTTGGAACAGAGACCTACTGAATACATTTTCTACCTAAAGTATTTTTGTTCTTTGTCTTTTAATGTATTGGAGAATCCCCAGTGTCCAGCATATGTGTGCATGCAGACATTTAACTTTTCCTGCTTATTCATTTCAGGTTCATCATGGCAATGCTGAGAAGTTTTCTGCTTCTTTTCATCATCTTTTCCATGGGGAATGCACAAGGTAAACAAGCCTTATTTGTAAAAACCCTtgctatttaaaaacattttggaaatgTTTACAGTACATGCACATAATCACACAATCATAAAATAagctacataaataaatgtaaaaacattctTTGTTGTGAATACAAGAACTCTAATGTTTATGTACTGGATGCAGCTGACCTTGATTGCCCTGATGGATGGGCAATTTATGGGTTCCGATGCTACAAATACATCTCTCAGCCGGCTAACTGGATCAGAGCAGAGGTAATGTTACACTTTATATTAGTGTCTttaacaatagatagatagatagataaatagatagatgattaaatagtaaattattatttaaataaattagtacaatgtaaaaacatgtatgtacaataagtgcattgtatcaaatgattaatttaaatgttagtacatattagttaaagacacttaatataaagggAATGGTGATTCTTTTATAGTAAAACTTTCTTTTCtgcaaataaaaatacagaaaactgATACTGAGCAAATAATCAATCAGAGCAGACTTTGTTTGAAAATGTCTaacatattgtttaaaaaacactTATGATTTTTGcttaataaattagattttgtattgacaataaaaaaaatctgtctctTTAGAGAAACTGTCAAAGTCTTGGTGCGAATCTCGCATCTGTGCGTAATAAACTGGAAAATAATTTCCTGCTGAGTCTGTTGCCTACTCCTTCCACACGTTCTTGGGTTGGTGCTCATGATGGTGTACAAGTAAGTTAAACTGTGTCCTAAGGAGACCTGCTTGTTTGTCTAAACTGAAATTTCTGTTTTAAACAGTAAAGGCAAAGTTTCTAATTAAGATGGTTTGACTTAACTAGAACTTTATTAACTTCTTTCTGAAGTCTGACTACAGTAGTGCACTCTTTGTATTCACTCTCTCCACTCTTTAGGACGGACAGTGGTTGTGGAGTGATGGAACTGTGTTCGGCTACACCAACTGGTGCACTGGAGAACCTAACAACAACCAACAGCCAGAAAACTGTTTGGAGATAAACTTTTCCAGTAAGAATACAgtctgtttttttaaatactttcaattataatttacaatattatAATTTCATATCATATGGTAACAAAGTCTCATTTGGATTTTTGCCTCGagttaaacattttgttttattttgattctaACACATAATGATCAgaataacttatttcattattCCACCCTACAGCTGACCGTTGCTGGAATGATGCACGCTGTTCAGACTCAATGAGCTTTATTTGTGCTAAGGACCTGTGAGATCATATGAAGTCATCCTGCTCCACAGTTACTTTGATTGAACTACATTTACTTTTCCTGATCTTatctttacaaaaatgttattctGAAAGAAAACCTCTTCTAAACTTTAATCTCTtcttaatatcttgaaaaatTTCTCAAATTAATAAAAGCATTGACAAATCATGTGCATTGTGGACAATCAAATTCATGTATATAAAAGTACAAGTATATTGTGTAGCACGGTTTGAGGTTATTAGAAAggcattacagtttttttcaattgcttacatacttttgtccaatctttagtcacattttcataactctaaacacatttagcacaACATCTgtctgttgtggccataccattaaaacaattcatgtcgttttcacacaaaatgcagtcaattaacacgttactaaaatgcttaaattttcttttcatttaagcttaccccataccaaaatcatggatctttctcatcttacttgcaaatgcttaaacacagcaagtcagaaatgaagacccaatgttccaatcgttaaataaagtatgaaacctatacttttgcaacaacagcaactcaaaagtattgaaaaaaatatataaaacaaatactgaaacaattgataagtatttttaattagcagatcactgaaatattgagaaatagcagattcaATTCAGTTGGAGGCTTCAGGTGTTCAATttctttccattacatggacACGCAGTAAAATCGGATTTGTTCAGtttgaatcggatttgttcagtgtgtatGAAGAGCAACACAGaggagcaaaaataaaaaaaaaatatagctgcaagcagcgacgGGGGGCCCAAACCTGGTTGCATCGCcaacccggtggcttcagggcaactgtacACAGCaggcaataggcatttaaaggGGGTAAACATAAAAGGATATTATAAAAGTTATTTGAatacaccacatttactgcagcagctaGTGCCCATTtgatcacaaaccacaacaACCACATCCataagatttttgatgaatttagatgaatttcatgtcatagaatgtcataagacaatttcaaatgagtgcagaatatCATTCTAATCTGCCATGTCTATGTTTTTCTTAGACAACCTCCATAAAAATTCCAAAGCATATTATATACTGTTATTTGCTCAAACTCCACAGTTctctgagaaatctaatccagtctaatgcgaatgtctgtgattgctgatgttgtataatcctaacacttctcttcatgtgtttttagaCCTCCCTGAACTATCGTTTGTgcaccaatcttatgcaccaaaagcatgctttcatttaatttcaatatgtgtggtataagatgaaaaaaaaaaataaataattaattaatagagccaaatcacagaatctgcaaagacaattttaatatcagtctcAGGTAGTAGTAAGGTACATGTCTagatttttctgctcacttatgcaagtttattttaaacagccacttttataaaatcaagtgaaatatacttacagttttttacagacgctaggacacatttctcaatacttaggtcacttttgtaaaactcttcacacagtgagcacaacagaagtctatgtgggctaaactgaggatcaattatcattgctttggcacaaaatgcattcaatgactacatctctcaaatttcatgaattcttttctcactcagacacaacaactgccaaaactctttgtacgtacaggccaatttgcacatgcttacatactgttttcaaaactgttaaacttatgttcaaaacaataacataatacaaaactgaataagacagcaatttgctacattcatacagtaatattttaatgaaatatattttaaatcttaaaattaaatgctataaaGACAATTGGACCAACCACAGCTGATTctcattgtattttgtattttggaattattcagtgcaaaaaaataaaaataaataaacaacataaaatattgacgaattctgcatcatgtctgattcattccagtaacatatattgcagtgaattataaacagagatatgtccttgttttacacaagaaaacattgtataatgcaacatgttgttagtgttttttaggtcattgttttgtgggtgacaaagtgtgtttgtcagctgtcaacctttgctagtgttctggaagaatgagttgatttgagacctgaataaagtgttttggtagttgtagtgcattttggatgtgaaatgaactgctttgccaaactgaaagttggttaggagaactgtgtgaagagttttgcaaaagtgacctaagtattgagaaatgtgtcctagcgtctgtaaaaaactgtaaatagtgatttataataaatttgaattatatcaataaataattaatttaaagacaTGTGTTGTACATAATGTTTGCAAACACAGCACATGAAAGATTTAAGTCTTGTATGTTGTAACTCAaatgacatttgaaaagtagTCCTGTCCAAATAGTGATATAATGTCAtggttcaatttcaaatgagtgtgaagttatcatttgcagttcaatatttctataagttcatcaaagaatgggtaaacacacacacatacacacacacacaggtttgtacTTCTGTGTTGGTGAAgacattgcatagacttccattgattttaaatcgggtcaatgatattttctatcaccTAACCCAATCCCTACTCCTAAACCaacccatcacagaaacatgtaaccatcactagatttaaataaaaacatattttggctgatttataagccttttaaaataGTGAGGACCAGTCAAATGTCCTCACTAGTGGGTTGTGAAAGTATTCCACAAAataagtgaggacatttggtcctcacaagtatagtcaaaacaagtacagagagagacacagacagagaccctcacacacacacacacacacacacacacacacacacacacacacacacacacacacacacacactctctcacacacacacaagagtcAGACTGAGGGAGTGAGGAGGGAGTGAGGGGCgagggggaggtggaggggggGTACcacagagagggagagaaaaaattcacattcaaaccaaaatatcgGTCTTCCTGTTGTTCAGAgctaatgactttaaattagaaagttgtctGGCTTAATGAGATCAATGTGTGTactgagtttggtgactgtaggattaaactaaccccccacttttttcaaaaggtggcgctatagaggccCTCCTTCCTGCCCGTTTTTGAgcctttgcccatgtctactggatgACAATCCTGACATATCAGtcacaatttgaagcatgctaagtgtCTCAAACCcatccaaaacaaatattgaagttttatctgttgctatggcaacagtgtttgaaaaatattaaaaatctttttacagGTCTTCATTCGTTATGTCTTGACATTATtctaatgaagtttgaagcaattTCGGTAAAAATTAGAGGGTGATcttaaagcattttgaaaataacacacttcctgctgccagttgatggcactataactttgactcacaatagtcacatccatgtgatcggctTCCTTCAATGAGCACACAGCTGAAGTTACATAAacatcaattaatgtatgcagaggttataacacatttcctgtttaccttttcttgccataaatttgttgcttcgtcacggccaaaccgtttgagatatcaaaaatccgcttgCAATTTTACATCCTCAATGTCTTGTCTTCATTCTGACCGAgattggtggtgatcggattaatcgcctaggaggagtatatcaaattccagagcgtGCATTTTtcagattccaatgtgtgtgccaattttcaagagtttttgagcacgttaaggcccccaaaaagccccggattacggaaaaaaaataattctccttagaaaaacaaaaggGCCCTTTGCCATTAcattggcttgggccctaataaaaaAGTCTGGGtaagtgtcacagacacgccaggctccaacACTGTCCAATCACAATACTCTCTCTCACCCGAATACTGATCACACGCACCTGCATTCAATCAGCACGCTCATCAGTCACCACAtaaaagacactcacacacacccaGTCACTGTCTGGTCTCGTTTGTATCAAGACTTACCTtcatgcttacctcaaggactccagtTGATCTACTTACTTGTCTCCAGCATCTCCAAGTCTCCTCCTGTGTTTCCAGTCTGTGTGTGAGTTGTCTATCATCTCTCAATGTCTAGTGATGGGAAACTGAGGCTTTCTGAAGCATTTGAGGCTTTCATCAAATTGTGCGGAAAAATGGTTCATTACTCGAAGCATTTAACACAGTGCGCATTAGCAACATCTGGTGGTCAGACCTGTTTTCTCCACCATATCTAAATCATCGTGGAGCAGATAGGGTTTGAAAAAGCATGTGACCAAAGCTTCGGAAGTCCGTGACAGTCACTCTTGTCTTGAATCAGTTCTATCAAATCTGATGTAATCTtatctaaattaatttgtgacaaCGAGACCACCACTCGTGTAACCTGGTCAAATGATTCACATACtgatcaataatataaaatatacaattatgTGATCATAATTGATGTGAGTAGTTGAGAAAATATTTTGGGTGAGCTGTTTAACCCTTATGTTCTGTTCGGGGTCTCGATAAaacataaatgcatttttttatgcaTCAGCTGAAGCGCCAATTTTTTCAAACCAGCTGTCTTGACTTTCCGATACTGCATGGCGTTCGAAGCTTCAAACGTCATCAATCATGTGGTAATGTCATTTCGATACAAGCATCGCTACAGTGTGTGATACAGTAGTGCTTTGAAAACTGTGTCGGAGCATCGAAGCCCCGGTATCAACCGGCCCATCACTAGTTATGTCTTTCCACCATCGCCAGGATCTTCATCACTGCAATCACAGGATAGTATCATTCATCTATCACTCGTCATTCACTCAAAGATCTTCTACATACTCGCCTGCACTTCTGTTATCTCTGCTGTGTCTAATAAACTACCACTAACTGTACTCTTCAGTCTCCGACCCTTCTGTATTGTAACAGTAAGGAAGAGAAATAGATGAAGGAGAagagaagttggatcaggacaagggagaagaggTAGAGGAGAGGAGGAATAATGTGTGCTGGTCTGTGCATCTGTTTTTCTTTCacctatgaaagcttgtttcttgccatgaatagaaaataatggtctttccgcgctcatgggcaaaggagtttCTCTGAAAGGCTCGCGCGAGACTGAACGGAACGCGGGAAATGAAGTATATCCGGGCCTTAAccgctctaaattgtaatggactggagctcacgTTCACATCGGGAACACGGGAGCACCGCGAAGCGACCGCAaaaggcactttcactttcacgatcaaagtgcacaccactgataagcattgtaaattaagtattacagtaCACACATACCAGTTAAACGCACagatctcctctcgtgcgtcctccacTGGATGAGTcaatatcactttcgtttctatttcagatatctcttttatagatgccatcaatgcttttgcctttcaagatgtaattaccgaaatcaaaacagtccataaactataaatcctcacgaaaacttcagtcaagccagctcgcgcgtcaacctgagagatcagcctccttaccttaaagCTTAAAGTGTCTtaaactgcccctcaaaattcctgtgcacgtccctgtttGTTACtttcgtcttttttttttttatttatttttattttttttattgcacttTCTAAAAAGtaatgactcacttctgttgccGAGAatgcacattcaacactcaaccaaaaatgtagaatggcttacatgtACACATTCTAatattactgcagtaaaaggaaaATGAATTATAAAAAACAATGGATCTCATATTTTCTCCAGGTAGAACCAAAACACGACAAGAagtgcagttttcataatgtcatcaactgttagtattttgacagtcattgcacTTTGACTacatgttcatgttggataAATTAGTGTTTGCCAGAATGACTCagggtttgctgtgttttgatagtatatgttgaaaaaggtttttagcgtTTTGAAATgtacaaattatttaaaaaaatatggttttgggcaggaaattaactatttggctaattgtgtgacGTATGTGTtactgtgttaagagtttagaaaaagtactttaagtattggtAAACATTTGTTAGCAATTgagggaaaaactgtaaatgatgTCATCAGGGGAGGGGTTTAAGTTGCACTCAGATGCTTCATCATTGACAAACACTAGAAGACATTTTGCATGCTTGTTTCCTACAATGGATTGTAAGCAAATACAGATGCAGTTATTTTACCAATTTATAAGTTCCTCACTCCACTTGATGTCTTGTCTCATATATGGATAAGCACTACGTCTTTGTTTACCCCGATGTCAAGCTCCACGACAACCTTACCTTGTTGTGTTCCTGGATCGTCTTACCTGTGGTTCCTGTCCCTCCCTGGCTCTCCGTTGCTTCTTAACTCGTTGTTTGCTAGATCGCCTGGAAAGGAAACAAAGACTGCATCAGTAACAGATAAGCTGTACCAAGACTCTCCTATACCAAACCCACTTACCTGGACTGCTTTCTCTGCTGTGTTGATCATTTGTCTGCTTTCAATAAACCTGCTGTTATTTACATCACTTACCTCTGTGTTCCTCGTCTGTCCGCTGACACTGATAAACAAATGCTAAGGCTTGGGTTGctgaatattagatccctttcttcaaaaacacttattgtaaatgatatcacagacaataatctagatttgctgtgtttgacagaaacctggttAAAACCAGAGGATTACAATACTTTAAATTAGTCTAGCCATCAAGGTTAAGATCATTGACACAATCCtcgtcagaaaggcaaagggggatatcttcagtattactcaagactttcaaatataattacTTTGAAGTGATTGTGCTTTATGTAACGCTATGTAAGTTgatatttgtgctggctactgtgtacgggccaccagggcaccatacagactttatccaCAGCCTGTACTAACGCCGGTAgaaaattctttgataaagtcattgttgttggtgattttaatatccatgtagataatgaaaAGGACGCATTGttattggcatttacagacattctaaactctactggagttagacaacacgtgtcgggacccactcattgtcataatcatacctttcctgatcagtttcattgcCTTaacataccagacagcttagaagcaGTGGCTCCTCTGTgcttaaagaagattaaggagaTAAAGTTAAGTCTCATCTATTAATTGTGACCACAATTGTATATGAGCAAACTGCTCTGCATTTTAATCATCTCTTTAAACTCTCCCTTAATTTCAGGAGAATTATTTGACAATAGTTCCTCATTCTATTTTAATAAAGCAAGTTTTTTGTGGAATGGAGGAAACAGCTGTAAACTACTACTTATTTAGCTATATTACAATGATAATCTTACAAATACATCAGCATGATGTATGGTATCATAAAATTCTAGACTCCATATATGCATATCTCTAGTAATGGTGCATAACATTTCACAACCAACGTCAAAGAATTTTTTTATCTTGATATCTTAGTCTCATTTTACTAAGATATCAAGGTTCCTGTAAAATGTTTGTTATATGTCTGTTCAACCTAGTCAACCAATCTTGTTGGCAACACAATGCACGGGTTATTTTAGCTAGCAAAAATAGTACAGAGTAATATCTTTGTTGACATGCAgttaatattttactttatattcaTTTATCTATTTTGCACTCTTTGAGCTCCCACTCAAggtttatgtatatttttaatctGTCTGAGCCAGAACATAACTCAAATCTCATGAAAGTCTGTTCAGCCAAATGATCTAAATACAGTTGCACATATCTGTCCTATTAATTGTAATAAATCTAATTAACAGGGTTTTGCCCTGGTTTTTGCTTAGTTGGAGTCTGACCCATGATTCACCACAAATTAACACAACACTATTTAAAAATGGCAGCGTGCCTGATCTAATATGACAAGGAAAGAACAGAGCAGGAATGGATTTGTTTCTTcacttatttatatttaacttGGAGGCCAATAATGGCAAACAAGTTGAGTTGAATCAGTACGCACTGGATTGTGAAAATCACACCACAATTGGAAACCCTACAGCCAACACTCAGTATTGATCGTCAATCAACTCTTCAGAAAGGATATTTTTCGTGGCCACAGAAAAATAACTCTTTCTTAACATGTAGCCTGTAATCACAATCGTTAAATCGCAAACACAACTAAtctaaacaaacacatacacaaatcATGCATTACTGTGTTACTTTAGTGTGGTTACTGTTAAGCGTGGTGGTGTAACGGAAGTATTGTGCAACAACAGACATCACTTCCGCTCGTAGTGATAAGTTGCTGAAACTGGAGAAAATTTGTTAGATCAAGAAAAACAGCACCAATCTGATCAGAAGAAAAACTGATGGTTATATGAGCTCTTCAAATATTGGGTAAgcaatcattttatttcaacatcaTTTTAACAGTTCTAGAAATACAGAtcatacagttttttttccccaaataatTGATTCATCAGTTGAATGTCATATAAGAATGGTCCTCAACTTGTAGGACAAAtatgttaataataaaagtagaccGTATGGTTTCCAGTGACTGTATTTGTTTCTCACTTTAGTCTAAGATGCTCCAAAAGCTGTTGTTCATCTTGACTGTCATTAAAATGACAAGCTGCGAGTATATAGGTGAGTgctaacatttatattatttcttgTTATAAATCtgatggacccttttcacagactgtgataaTGCATTTGATCAACATTGCAAATGTAGTAaagattttcatattttcatgtaatttttttttaataatttatatatatttataatgtgaTACTTTGTGTTATATTACCTTGTAGAATACAAAAAGGGATTAGCTCTGCCACATTCTAATACAGTGGCTGAGGGAGTCACGCATTAGCTTTACGTGATAATGCAAACAGAGAGGCTTGATGCAGAATAATGATGAACtcacatttaaaggattagttcactttcaaattaaaatttcctgataatttattcacccccatttcatccaagatgtccatgtccttctttcttcactcaaaaagaaattattgattttgatgaaaacattccaggatgtTTTTCCTTATAGCGGACTTCATTGgaccccaaatggttgaaggtcaaaattacagttcagtgcagcttcaaagggcttttaATAATAACAGAAGAACGAGGAATAAGGGACTTAtgtagtgaaacgatcggtagtttactaaaaaaaaaaaaaaaaaaatgctttataaacactgatggaattttttaattaatcataactaacatttctttttcctttcaggaataatatatatatgcttttgaAACTTAAATGTCCTCAAACCTTGGGCCTAAGTTAGTGTGTGTCTGAATCATGTCCAAAAATAAGAAAAGTGGAAATGACACTTAGGGACAGCTAGACAACTATCTAAATATAATAGCCCCAAGATATTGAGTAACCACGAACTAATAAACACATGATTTGGGCAGATCTTGCTTTACCTATAGCCTATAACATGAGGGTTTGACATATGAAGAACCAATCATATTGTAGAATGCTTTGCCATGCTCCTATCCTGTATAAACTGTTGTATTCTTCTTGCTGGTGGGATTCTCTTTGATTGATACAAGGTCCTCCGGCCATGAGTAAAGCATATTCTAAGGCATAGACTGGAATCTTCTGGTTATTGCTGTGCAGCAAAGTTAGGGAACACTAAAGATCTTATTCTTATTTGTGTTCAAAAGGGTCAAGACATTGACCGACTCGAAAcagtttataaagcatatacatttttattttattttttagaaaatgacagatcgtttcgctagataagacccttattcctcatatGGTATCGTATAaaaccctttgaagctgcactgaaactgtaattttgaccttcaaccatttggggtcCACTGAAGTCCGCtataaggaaaaaaaatcctggaatgttttcatcaaaaaccttaat containing:
- the LOC125249410 gene encoding galactose-specific lectin nattectin-like; translated protein: MAMLRSFLLLFIIFSMGNAQADLDCPDGWAIYGFRCYKYISQPANWIRAERNCQSLGANLASVRNKLENNFLLSLLPTPSTRSWVGAHDGVQDGQWLWSDGTVFGYTNWCTGEPNNNQQPENCLEINFSTDRCWNDARCSDSMSFICAKDL